A section of the Triticum dicoccoides isolate Atlit2015 ecotype Zavitan chromosome 7A, WEW_v2.0, whole genome shotgun sequence genome encodes:
- the LOC119329956 gene encoding RNA-binding protein 24-A-like → MMTPQRSPAVMAGGGGGGGGGGGGTPALHYLSGPYGDTTYTKVFVGGLAWETRSEGLRAHFEAYGDILEAVVITDRATGRSKGYGFVTFRDPDSARMACMDPYPVIDGRRANCNLAILGRPGPAVPFGPIRPVIPYNGGAAVPGGMYVPSPTYQQPPYNYSQALVYPPYGPSTYGPEYLYPQNAYGPYVGQQYVPVYGGPRTVGPAVYPYGQFGQPVPSDHSYSPGYVPGHLLPLSNQNAANARASAVQQQYPPGAPRPQQQLLLPARVQQFPPNNVSEQMSG, encoded by the exons ATGATGACGCCGCAGCGGTCGCCGGCGGTGATGgcggggggaggagggggaggcggtggGGGCGGTGGCGGGACGCCGGCGCTGCACTACCTGAGCGGGCCCTACGGGGACACGACGTACACCAAGGTGTTCGTGGGGGGCCTGGCGTGGGAGACGCGGAGCGAGGGCCTGCGCGCGCACTTCGAGGCCTACGGCGACATCCTCGAGGCCGTCGTCATCACCGACCGCGCCACCGGGAGGTCCAAGGGATACGGATTC GTGACCTTCCGGGATCCAGATTCGGCGAGGATGGCCTGCATGGATCCCTATCCGGTAATTGACGGGCGGCGTGCCAACTGTAATCTTGCCATCCTGGGGCGACCTGGACCAGCTGTGCCTTTTG GACCTATAAGGCCGGTCATTCCATACAATGGAGGTGCGGCGGTTCCAGGAGGCATGTATGTACCAAGCCCAACATATCAGCAACCCCCCTACAACTACTCGCAGGCTCTTGTGTATCCCCCTTATGG GCCATCAACGTATGGACCCGAATACTTGTATCCACAG AATGCCTATGGTCCATATGTTGGACAACAGTATGTCCCGGTGTATGGTGGTCCCAGAACAGTAGGGCCAGCGGTTTACCCATATGGGCAGTTCGGCCAACCTGTGCCAAGTGATCATTCTTATTCACCTGGCTATGTGCCAGGTCACCTTCTCCCACTATCTAATCAAAATGCTGCAAATGCGCGTGCATCAGCGGTTCAGCAACAATATCCTCCAG GAGCTCCGCGCCCTCAGCAACAGCTCTTGCTCCCTGCTCGCGTGCAACAGTTCCCACCAAACAACGTCTCCGAACAAATGTCGGGATGA
- the LOC119332628 gene encoding uncharacterized protein LOC119332628: MLKFLSRVVVEYNPLDPRKAAAVELLAQCNGRKAKDSNPTCSVELRRLPSPAAAEDPKAQPPPRVLVTYLNGAEEAFVAADGATAQGMRDQILARGRLLETEQLFREAGEKWPVVIPEEELGMSFPGIKPKKAEEKPQAS; the protein is encoded by the exons ATGCTCAAGTTCCTGTCCAGGGTTGTGGTGGAGTACAATCCGCTGGACCCGCGCAAGGCGGCGGCCGTGGAGCTCCTCGCGCAGTGCAACGGCCGCAAGGCCAAGGACTCCAACCCCACCTGCTCCGTCGAGCTTCGGCGCCTGCCCTCCCCGGCCGCGGCCGAGGACCCCAAGGCCCAACCGCCCCCGCGCGTCCTCGTCACCTACCTCAACGGCGCCGAGGAGGCCTTCGTCGCCGCCGACGGCGCCACCGCGCAGGGCATGCGCGACCAGATCCTCGCTCGCGGCCGCCTCCTCGAGACCGAGCAGCTCTTCCGCGAGGCCGGGGAGAAGTGGCCCGTCGTCATCcccgaggaggagctcggcatgTCATTCCCCGGCATCAAG CCAAAGAAAGCCGAGGAGAAGCCCCAGGCTTCGTGA